The DNA sequence CAAAACTTCTGGCTGAGAGATCTAGTAAATGAAACCTGACCTACAGGTACACTTGTGCTAGTGAGACTTCAGCAGGTTTTCAAGGAACAGCAAGCAATgtcaccaaaggaaaaaaaaaaagcagtgaaacagaTAAATCTTTTTAGTCTGGGCATCGAAAGACAGCTGCACTCAACACTTTTCCTAGCAGGCATGCAGCAATGACTGCTAAAGGTTACCAAGGCCCTTTTCTCTCATATTGCACTTCATAGTAAAACCACTGTAAGAGGAAAGCAGCATGATCTGCTACAAGACAACAATCCAGAGAAACCGAGTTCACACCAATCTTAGGTAAATGCTCAGCTTCTTCAAAAAAACAGGTTTCTGAATTAAGACACCACATGAACTGTTACATctgtaaaaaaggaaagtaatagCATCGCCTGGCCACCATCTCATCTGCAACGCAACCTAAGTATTGCAGCTGAATGCTTTGAGCTCGTTCTTCAATCCATATCTCATGTCTGCACTTCCTAAAGTGTCAGAAGAGCAGTTCTTGGTAGGTTGCTACTTGTTTATACCTAGGCTTaacttaaagaaataaaacattcttctcCGCTTCTCCTGCACCAAaacccctcctccctccaaGCCCCAGCTACAACCTGGGCAGTTACAGCTACACACAATGTGGTTGCACTGCAATAGCTTATTCTTCTATAGGAAGGAAAATCAACTGTAACATTGTGCTATCTTAGGTCCACTAactatttcagttaaaaataattaagaactTGGCAAATGCATGTTGTAAACACCATGGTTATACTGAACAAGAAGTCACAGAGATCATTACACTGAAAGTTAACCTGCAGACTTGCTTTTTATCACAAACTGCCACAGTGAcaacaattttcatttaataacgGAAGCTGCACACAAATCTCAGCAGGATTTTGGTAGGGCTATTCAACCCCATTACTGGAActtaaactctctttttttttggtcaacaCAAATTACATGTTTTTCAGTACAGCCAGATCTGAACAATTCAGTAAAACAGcttttagcaaaacattttgttcttagACGTAATCGAGGCGAGGCGGAATTCACAGTATTTGGAAGTGCCACAATGCACCCTGTTGAGCTCTAGATgcttaaaaggaaagaaactaccttaaaaggaaagaaactacctgaaaaggaaagaaactacctgaaaaggaaagaaactacTCGGCAGGAACCCCCTTCGGTGATTCCAGGCGGTAACGCTGCTGATCTCAGCATGATTAAAGTGCATCGCCAGCAATTTAACAGCTCTTTAGTTAAGGGAGCAGTAAGTCACCTTTTCCATGTGGATCGATTCCTACGGACTTACAGATAGTGCACCAAAACTCCAGATGGTTGTCCTCcaatctttaaaatacaactgtAAATAACAGCCAACAATAATAGTCTAAATTATAGccaacacagaaataattgcaaTACTATGCAAAAATATAAAGTGGATCTGCATACAGCATCTACTCTGGTATCTTTGCAGGGAAACAAATTTGACCGTCGCAGTTTGCTGGGCCCTTCCACTTGCGTGGCTGCAGGGCTCTATGAGCActactgtctcttttttttctttttttttttttcttcaggtgtACTTCCTAGACTAGAGAGGGAATTATAGAGAAGATGACAAAACAGGGTTTATTCTACGCACTGTACTGAATTCAAATGGCTGTATATGTGAAAGGTGAAGGTACTATTGCTACTGCTCTGTGATGCAGGCCCTCCAAAGCCCTGGAGAATGGGAAGGCTACAGATTAAAAGTTTGGGAGGACTTATTTCAAGTCTGGGAGCAAGAGGACCTTCACCTTATCTAACAAACCTAcgttaaagaaaaccaaaataattcagaaaccAGGTTATTTACTTCTCAGTGCCCTCAGGAGAACAGATTCTTGGAGAAATGGCTTATCTAAATTGCAAACACATCGGTCtacccttccctcccaccccctttCCCATCCCTGCCCGCCCCTGCATATATATGTCTCAGACACAGACTCCCCCCCTCAGAAGGCATTGCACAGGGTTTGACTTACTGGAGAATACCACTCCAACAGCCAAAGTTGTTAACTCCTTCCAAAACTTGCTTTCTGCAAGGACCAGCTGTCAGAACAGAGAATCCTAGTGACATCACTGAACTGAAATGAGAAGATTTAGACAATTTCAAAGCTAGGGCATTGATACCAACGTGCCAGTCACTCCCTGCTCCCTATGGGCTTGAATTTCAATGGATATCGAAAAGTAGACGCTGCTTCATTTAATGCAGAGAATTCCTCAGTGTTCTTGGTCAGATTTGAATCTTAATTCTCTTTGGTATTCACTGGCTGAGCTCTGAAGTTAGGGTTTGTGCGAGTGCAAGAAAACCTGGGTGCTATCTTTTGGTGGAGAAGGCCCAAACTGGCACAACTACCCCATAAAGATCCTGATCACCATCTCAATCTCTTTCCTGCACACTGGGCAAGGtgatctctttttcttcagcatctttGCACACCTGAAACAGGCCACAAGGTGAGCAGTCCTTCCATGGACAATATTCCCATCCCGTGGTCTGTGATGGCATAAGAAGCAAGgattcagtaatttttttatactcTCTAAAGActgtatttcttcctcctttttatgCTCAGTGAAATGCAACAGAGACTCCTTGCTTTCACATTCTCGTGCCAAATCCAAAGATTCAATAGAGCTGCAGGGATCTACACGTGATTTGTTCTCTACCACGTACAGGTCTTTGGGTTGGCCAACTGGAGCAGAAATAGTCCTTCGGCAGTCTGGGACATCTATCCCTTCATCATCgtttttgttttgcatagcATCAATGTTggacagagaaagagaatgagCCAGTTTGGGACAATCTGAGTACCAGTCCTTCCGTAAGGCCCAGCAGCGGTAACAGTACCGTTTGCCTGGAGAGTTAAATTTCTTGCATTTGGTGCATTGCCAGCAGTCCTGAGGCAGACAAAAACAGTAGCAAGTCAGTGTATTCTTGCATACAACTCGTTTCCTctacagaggaaaagcagcaaagaagcTTCATCaaaaaaaggacatttattACCAAGTATAAGCTTGTGAATGCATGATTGCTAGTTTGAATATCAGCACCTCAGAAAGCCTGAAGAGAATTTTACTACCCCTCTGTGTTCTACAGACGCAGATCCCTTAAGCATTAAAAcctgtccttccttcctcccagcctTCAGCACTCCGGAAGAATACAATGTTCTCAAGCTGTGCAGTTTATTGAATTTTCGGTATCTCACGCTAAAGTCAAGGGTAGAGCTCCTGGAATCAGTCAGGAATATATTTCCCAGACTCACTAATCACTTAGCATCTGTTGAATCTGCACAAATAATAGTGGCTTACTTAATTACCCCACATAGCAGGGGCAAGAGCTGCCCAAGCTCAGAGCTATGATTCAGCTGTCCAATGCCAGGGACATCTTAATTTGTCAAACATGCACAGGCTAGAAAATTATGCTAAAAAATTTGGGTGCCATCAGCTGCAAAGAGTATCACGATACACTTTTGCTGACTTACACCAAAACCtcaaaaggcagcctgcaggaTTGGGAGCAAAAAGGGACAGATGAAAGAACACAAATTTGATGTCTCTCAATATCTATCATGATGGAATTCAGAAGAGGAATGGGGTAGTGGGGAGGGGTGACAGCCCAGTAATTACTGCTTGTTCTCTCTTGCCACcttgtttgttcatttaaacaggaaaaaagagttGTGGTCTGCCCTCAGAGAGCCACTGCAAGGGCAAAGACATTACACCAGCACATATGCAGGCTCTCCTCCTGACAAAGGCCATACAAGTAGCTCAGAAATACGGGGTTAGGTGAGAAGTGGATTCTCTTCTCATCCCAGAGACTACCACAAAACAAGTGACAGCTTCAGAGCCGGCCTGGATACCCAGGACACAGTGGAACCCTGATCCTGACACAGAAATTTCCactaatgagatttttttttttagtatgagCACTTCAGTGATTACACAGTGCTTACTGTAGATTTGCGAATCTCTGCCAAGGACTATACTCCAGATTCCCTTTCAGAGGACAATACAGAATTAACCTTATTAAAACATGCATGGATATTGTTAATACTAACTTCATATAGAATTAGACTGACCATGCTGGAAATTGAGGACCTAATCTCTCTGTGGCCAGGAGAGACACTTGGTCAGAGCATTCATGGGCTGCCAGCGCTCAATGCCCATTCAGTTTAGAATTTAACAGAGCCTGACACAACCTTCCTTCACGCAGGTtacaaaaaaggattttttgcttgattttttgcTCTTCTTGGCCTTTGAAACCCATACAAGAATCAGCTTTTCCTACCACAACCAGTAGTAGCTGTAGGACAAGTTTTTCCAACTACAGCTGGGATGCAGCACACCCCAAGCAAGGAACACTGACCTCAGAAGCAGCTTCTGTATCTGTGTCATCACTTAAGCACTGAGAATCCTCCAAGTCATGCAAACATGCATCCTCGGTCACCTGGAAAGAGTGGAAACATTGTTAGACAGGTGCAATAATCTGTATTATGATGTGCCTGGCACTGTACATCAAAACTAAAATGACTATATAATCGCTGtgataattaaattatttctacaaGTGAATGAAAAGCCATTTTATGTACAGTATCTATTCCAGACTGTTGTCAGTAACTATTGCTGGGCGATACTCCTTTGGTCAACTCATACCTCTCTCTGATGCACACAAGAATCATGTAACTACAAACACAGACACATCTGAACAGTCCTACTAAGTTCCATGGAAGAAATCATGAACTCAACCCTTCTAACACACCTTTGAATAATTACTCTTGTGACTGATCCTCCTACCACCTCAGCTAGCAGACTCAGCCTATCTTACACTGAATGCTAACACAACGTAAACTGAGATTTTCCTCTCTGAGTCTTTTCATTTATTAGCCTTGCAGATATTGGCCAGAAATACAGTAAAGTTGCTGCTggagttttaattaattttaaattacgTTTGCCttgaaaatacatgcatttaaaCCAAAACCCAAGCAGACTGACTACACAGGAAAGCTATCCCCCCATGTATGGAATGGTGACAGTCTTTTCCAAACACAGTTTAAACTCTGGACGACTATACATCTAGCTCCTcccaaaccagcacagcacCAAAAGGCAGATGAAAATCAAAGGATTTTGCACTTCCACGAGATCAGTTAACGAAGGCCAACCTGTGGAACACACGCACTGTGGCTGTTTGAAGAGGTACCTTTTTGTCACCTTCTTTCACTTCCTCACAGTCAAGCGTTTCCACCTTGACTGCAGCACTGCTCTGATCTGATGGGCATTCGTTGAGGAACCACAAGTCATCAGTAGTATCCGAAACAATGGCAGTGTCTATGTCCTGttggagaagaaacagaagagaccACTTAGTGCTCAggttagcagcagcagaagtacCAGCACCGCGACCATCACCACAGCGGAtgcctctccccttctcctcacTAAGAGCCTTCTGAGCTTCTCCAGTCACCCCTGGGAGAGAAAGGGGCAGCTCTCTACTCTCACAAAGACACCCCTTCTTACAAGCAACACTACACTCATTCCCCT is a window from the Balearica regulorum gibbericeps isolate bBalReg1 chromosome 25, bBalReg1.pri, whole genome shotgun sequence genome containing:
- the MDM4 gene encoding protein Mdm4 isoform X2 — translated: MDLIQPSGESPHALLLLWVSASMQTSRVKDVELATAGQPVGKRIVFHIGKKVLVCCEVSSGFISEEAQTLYSIGECLHMYLAKPRGYWSNASLGDSQLSKEERALFLLKGYLEVCQAWLVGCLLKTLCVVRMVITREGFFFCFTCHLDAAQNLAKEQSVDKPSQDQLKFSRQEGSDTGIMEGESNASALSTSEQKCENYEDKDLIENLSKSKKPKLDLVFEEWDVAGLPWWFLGNLRSNYKSRSNGSTDIQTNQDIDTAIVSDTTDDLWFLNECPSDQSSAAVKVETLDCEEVKEGDKKVTEDACLHDLEDSQCLSDDTDTEAASEDCWQCTKCKKFNSPGKRYCYRCWALRKDWYSDCPKLAHSLSLSNIDAMQNKNDDEGIDVPDCRRTISAPVGQPKDLYVVENKSRVDPCSSIESLDLARECESKESLLHFTEHKKEEEIQSLESIKKLLNPCFLCHHRPRDGNIVHGRTAHLVACFRCAKMLKKKRSPCPVCRKEIEMVIRIFMG
- the MDM4 gene encoding protein Mdm4 isoform X1, whose product is MTSSSSAQHPAAENACRITLGQVNQVRPKLPLLKILQAAGAQGETFTLKEVMHYLGQYIMVRQLYDKRQQHMVYCGGDQLGELLGLESFSVKDPSPVYDMLKRNLTSAAMADAAQNLAKEQSVDKPSQDQLKFSRQEGSDTGIMEGESNASALSTSEQKCENYEDKDLIENLSKSKKPKLDLVFEEWDVAGLPWWFLGNLRSNYKSRSNGSTDIQTNQDIDTAIVSDTTDDLWFLNECPSDQSSAAVKVETLDCEEVKEGDKKVTEDACLHDLEDSQCLSDDTDTEAASEDCWQCTKCKKFNSPGKRYCYRCWALRKDWYSDCPKLAHSLSLSNIDAMQNKNDDEGIDVPDCRRTISAPVGQPKDLYVVENKSRVDPCSSIESLDLARECESKESLLHFTEHKKEEEIQSLESIKKLLNPCFLCHHRPRDGNIVHGRTAHLVACFRCAKMLKKKRSPCPVCRKEIEMVIRIFMG